A window from Balearica regulorum gibbericeps isolate bBalReg1 chromosome 1, bBalReg1.pri, whole genome shotgun sequence encodes these proteins:
- the LOC142600139 gene encoding uncharacterized protein LOC142600139 translates to MRLGTLIMLSYFAHFAASSSPELSVVQYPEDASVLLNSTVWMLCVFEYPSERNEEPVVYWRKGADCHNQQSLQSSPGVGRPQVHITKNTLRGFSILKLSNVDQNASNSYFCDVTLTQKIQGKRGNGTKLTVHDLKCKDCIRSDKTWWGWFLLLGYAIFVTTVIIAVGIHQCCKKCKNESRSTDSHATLPSEWIYDQPSRPVNNGFNQEYEDMSLIRTFRDIGRKMI, encoded by the exons ATGAGGCTTGGTACATTAATTATGCTATCTTACTTTGCTCACTTTGCAG ccagcagcagcccagagctTTCGGTTGTGCAATACCCTGAAGATGCCAGCGTGCTCCTCAACTCCACGGTGTGGATGCTGTGCGTATTTGAGTACCCCAGCGAGAGGAACGAGGAGCCGGTCGTGTACTGGAGGAAAGGTGCCGATTGCCACAACCAGCAGAGCCTCCAGTCGAGCCCTGGCGTGGGCAGGCCACAGGTACACATTACAAAGAACACCCTCAGGGGATTCTCCATCTTAAAACTGAGCAACGTTGACCAGAACGCCAGTAACTCCTATTTCTGCGACGTGACACTGACGCAGAAAATCCAGGGCAAACGTGGAAATGGCACCAAGCTGACCGTGCATG atttaaaatgcaaagactGTATAAGATCAGATAAGACTTGGTGGGGTTGGTTCCTTCTTCTTGGATACGCCATCTTTGTCACCACAGTTATCATAGCTGTCGGT ATTCACCAGTGCTGTAAAAAGTGCAAGAATGAATCAAGAAGTACAGATAGCCATGCTACCCTGCCAAGTGAATGGATTTATGACCAGCCATCCAGGCCAGTTAATAATGGGTTTAATCAAGAATATGAAGATATGTCGCTAATAAGAACTTTCAGAGACATTGGAAGGAAAATGATATAA